The following are encoded in a window of Desulfovibrio oxyclinae DSM 11498 genomic DNA:
- a CDS encoding YkgJ family cysteine cluster protein, whose translation MTNPGETTSCKMCGTCCIKGGPTLHHEDMALIREAVLDLTDLVTLRRGEIAHDPVQEVLAPLPEEIIKVRGKDSTWTCIFYETEGHTCTMYDQRPAECRVLDCHDPAPLTAMYDQDRISRADLLPEGHPLFELIADHDAKCDPHGLTQLAKAARNDDVDAYRELVEKITYDQEIRRLAVEKGGLPEESLDFFLGRSIEALLANMGVRVRQGAQGMKLVFRGK comes from the coding sequence ATGACCAACCCCGGTGAAACAACGAGCTGCAAGATGTGCGGCACATGCTGCATCAAAGGCGGCCCGACCCTGCACCATGAAGACATGGCGCTCATCCGCGAGGCCGTCCTCGACCTGACGGATCTGGTAACCCTGCGCCGGGGCGAGATAGCACACGACCCTGTTCAGGAAGTGCTGGCCCCGCTCCCCGAAGAAATCATCAAGGTCCGCGGCAAGGACAGCACCTGGACCTGCATATTTTACGAGACCGAAGGGCACACCTGCACCATGTATGACCAGCGCCCGGCAGAATGCCGCGTGCTCGACTGTCACGACCCCGCCCCGCTGACCGCCATGTACGATCAGGACCGCATCTCCCGCGCCGACCTGCTGCCGGAAGGGCACCCCCTGTTCGAACTCATCGCCGATCATGATGCGAAGTGCGATCCGCACGGCCTGACCCAGCTGGCCAAGGCCGCCCGCAACGATGACGTGGACGCTTACCGGGAGCTTGTCGAAAAGATCACATACGATCAGGAGATACGCCGCCTGGCAGTCGAGAAAGGGGGGCTTCCCGAAGAAAGCCTGGACTTCTTCCTCGGACGGTCCATCGAGGCATTGCTGGCCAACATGGGCGTTCGGGTTCGACAGGGCGCACAGGGCATGAAACTGGTTTTCCGAGGCAAGTAA
- the ilvB gene encoding acetolactate synthase large subunit: MPSMTGAELLIRLLERQEITTVAGIPGGTNLPIYDALGRSSRIRHVLARHEQGAAFMAQGMARSTGKPAVCMATSGPGATNLLTAIADAKLDSVPIVCITGQVPLGLVGTDAFQEMDIYGMSIPVTKHNYLVRSARELLHVIPEAFRIAASGRPGPVLVDIPKDIQCQSVTFDMLPAPGTPETSPDPDIDQLNRAAEMISRSRKPILYLGGGVTQSGASETATRLAEKNTLPSVMTLMGLGAMPHSHPLSLGMLGMHAAKHTNLALQECDLLIAAGVRFDDRATGRLEEFCPDADIIHIDIDPSELGKLKTDCVGIVCDVKTALEHLLANVQDKQRGEWVDRIATLKRDFPALLPKTASPLSPYGLVRHAAEYVGPDAIVTTDVGQHQMRAAQAYPVTRARQFLTSGGLGTMGFGLPAAIGAALAHPDRSVICFTGDGSLLMNIQELATAAEHNLNIKIVLADNRALGLVQQQQELFYENRKFASSYGNALDFTTIAKGFGIASADLANSEDPASDLRDILGSNGPALIRIPVNAAENVYPMVPPGAANTTMIEGAAND, encoded by the coding sequence ATGCCGTCCATGACCGGAGCAGAACTGCTCATCCGCCTTCTGGAACGACAGGAGATTACCACCGTCGCCGGGATACCCGGCGGAACGAACCTTCCCATCTACGACGCGCTGGGCCGCAGCTCCCGCATCCGGCACGTTCTCGCCCGCCACGAGCAGGGAGCGGCCTTCATGGCTCAGGGCATGGCCCGCTCAACCGGCAAGCCCGCAGTGTGCATGGCCACGTCCGGTCCGGGCGCGACCAACCTGCTGACCGCCATAGCCGATGCAAAGCTCGACTCCGTGCCCATCGTCTGCATCACGGGACAGGTGCCCCTCGGCCTTGTCGGCACCGATGCCTTTCAGGAGATGGACATCTACGGGATGAGCATCCCGGTGACCAAACACAACTATCTGGTCCGCTCGGCCCGCGAGTTGCTTCATGTCATTCCTGAAGCCTTCCGCATCGCCGCGTCCGGGCGTCCCGGTCCGGTGCTCGTGGATATCCCCAAGGACATCCAATGCCAGAGCGTCACCTTCGACATGCTGCCCGCCCCCGGCACGCCTGAGACCTCGCCCGATCCGGATATTGATCAACTGAACCGGGCTGCGGAAATGATCTCCCGTTCGCGCAAGCCCATCCTGTATCTCGGCGGCGGCGTGACGCAGTCCGGTGCTTCCGAAACAGCAACTCGCCTTGCGGAAAAGAATACCCTGCCTTCGGTCATGACCCTCATGGGACTCGGCGCCATGCCCCACAGTCACCCACTCTCCCTCGGGATGCTGGGCATGCACGCGGCCAAGCACACCAACCTTGCGCTTCAGGAGTGCGACCTGCTCATCGCGGCAGGAGTCCGCTTCGACGACCGGGCCACCGGTAGACTTGAAGAATTCTGTCCGGATGCGGACATCATTCACATCGACATCGACCCGAGCGAACTTGGCAAACTCAAAACCGACTGTGTTGGCATCGTCTGTGATGTCAAGACCGCGCTGGAGCATCTACTCGCAAACGTTCAGGATAAACAGCGTGGGGAATGGGTGGATCGTATCGCGACTCTCAAACGTGATTTTCCCGCCCTGTTGCCTAAAACCGCATCTCCCCTGTCTCCATACGGATTGGTCCGACACGCCGCGGAATACGTTGGCCCCGATGCCATCGTCACCACTGACGTGGGTCAGCACCAGATGCGCGCGGCACAGGCGTACCCAGTCACCCGCGCGCGACAATTCCTGACATCCGGCGGACTCGGAACCATGGGCTTCGGCCTTCCGGCTGCCATCGGAGCGGCACTGGCGCATCCTGATCGCAGCGTCATCTGTTTCACCGGTGACGGTAGCCTGCTCATGAACATTCAGGAACTGGCCACCGCCGCGGAGCACAACCTGAACATCAAGATAGTGCTTGCGGACAACCGGGCGCTCGGCCTTGTGCAACAACAGCAGGAGCTATTTTATGAAAACAGGAAGTTTGCATCCAGTTATGGCAACGCACTGGACTTCACCACCATCGCAAAGGGATTCGGCATCGCATCGGCAGACCTTGCCAATTCAGAAGACCCTGCTTCCGATTTACGCGATATTCTCGGAAGCAATGGGCCGGCGCTGATTCGTATTCCCGTCAATGCGGCGGAAAACGTCTACCCGATGGTGCCCCCGGGTGCCGCAAACACCACCATGATTGAAGGAGCCGCAAATGATTAG
- a CDS encoding glycosyltransferase translates to MRVLLLAPSLAVGGAERQLVCLANGLVSRGHIVTVALFQKHGDLLGLLNGAVSVRNLEKKGQKDIFGFLFRLRRVIKELNPDVCYSFLGVPNLCLVVMKALRISVPIVWGIRASNMNLNQYGWLSRGCHVLERRLSRFADRIIFNSEAGKKHARKHGFSLDSSRVVYNGIDTELFAFSPEAGIALRREWGVEDGQSLIGIVARLDPMKGHEVFIKAAKEAFKRNCTLRFVSVGEGVLSDDLMKTVRAYGLSEYFIWAGGRRDMNAVYNALDVCCLPSFGEGFPNVLGEAMSCGVPCIATDVGDSAVVLGKTGKVVPPGSITALATAMIDTVEKKKSDTVNLTRGRIVEFFSLAKMVEKTEAILMSLCNKSE, encoded by the coding sequence ATGAGAGTGTTGCTTTTGGCGCCCTCTCTTGCTGTTGGTGGAGCCGAAAGGCAACTAGTTTGCTTGGCAAATGGGTTGGTCAGTCGCGGACATATTGTTACGGTTGCGCTTTTTCAAAAACACGGTGATTTGCTAGGTCTTTTGAATGGTGCGGTATCGGTTCGTAATCTTGAGAAAAAGGGGCAGAAGGACATTTTCGGCTTTTTGTTTCGCCTCAGGCGAGTCATCAAAGAGCTTAATCCCGATGTCTGCTACTCTTTTTTAGGTGTGCCTAACTTGTGCCTCGTAGTCATGAAAGCCTTGCGCATATCGGTTCCGATAGTCTGGGGTATTCGGGCTTCTAACATGAATCTTAATCAATACGGCTGGCTTTCTCGGGGTTGTCACGTCTTGGAGAGACGTTTGTCCAGATTTGCCGACCGCATAATATTTAACTCCGAGGCGGGGAAAAAACATGCGCGTAAGCATGGGTTTTCGCTAGACTCCTCGCGAGTTGTGTATAATGGCATTGATACGGAGCTGTTTGCTTTTTCACCAGAAGCAGGGATCGCCCTTCGCCGAGAATGGGGGGTGGAGGATGGCCAGAGCCTTATAGGTATTGTTGCTCGATTGGATCCCATGAAAGGGCACGAGGTCTTTATTAAGGCGGCAAAAGAAGCTTTTAAGCGTAACTGTACCCTCCGGTTTGTCAGTGTCGGCGAAGGGGTTTTGAGTGATGACTTGATGAAAACCGTTCGTGCTTATGGCTTGAGTGAGTATTTCATATGGGCCGGCGGGCGGCGGGATATGAACGCGGTTTACAATGCTCTTGATGTGTGCTGCCTTCCATCTTTCGGTGAGGGTTTTCCAAATGTCCTCGGTGAAGCCATGTCTTGCGGGGTGCCCTGCATAGCAACAGATGTCGGGGATTCAGCTGTGGTGTTGGGTAAAACAGGCAAGGTCGTGCCGCCAGGGAGTATAACCGCTCTTGCAACAGCCATGATTGATACTGTTGAGAAAAAGAAAAGTGATACGGTCAACCTCACGCGTGGCAGAATTGTCGAATTTTTTTCGCTAGCAAAAATGGTGGAAAAGACAGAGGCAATATTAATGTCATTGTGCAATAAAAGCGAATGA
- the asnB gene encoding asparagine synthase (glutamine-hydrolyzing): MCGITGFISSGSGSDSHCIERMVESLSHRGPDQFGVWNDGAAGVALGHRRLSILDLSPLGRQPMVSACGRYVIVYNGEVYNHLTLRNELHSYPFKSSSDTETILAAVSAWGVGKAIEKFVGMFAFGLWDKKTRKLTLVRDRLGIKPLYYGIAEDGAWVFGSELKALHRYPAYSPSIDRNALALFFRHNYIPAPYSIYEKTWKLEPGQMVVLGEEEPEVTRWWDIDAVWREGFDNPWQMSDHDAVNELESLLSDAVGIRMLSDVPLGAFLSGGIDSSTIVALMQKQATSPVKTFSIGFHEAAFNEAKHARAVADHLGTDHTELYVTSGDLLDVVPSMPQCWDEPFADLSQIPTYILSKLTREQVTVSLSGDGGDELFSGYARYFYASKWDTLTKLPVAFRRIIMGALKVSPPSLFKLLGSFGPKLRWRLDLLGMREFCEFYRYILSHFKHPDEFVLGAQEWPTPLTDGNPVMSDRFAYMALKDLQMYLPGDILTKVDRASMAVGLEARVPLLDHRVVEFAARTPVSSKIRVGEGKWLLRQVLYRHVPQKIVDRPKMGFGVPIEGWMRNELREWCEDMLSPEAIARQGFIDPKMVERMWNEFLGGETDWNYYLWDILMFQSWLEEWA; the protein is encoded by the coding sequence ATGTGTGGCATAACTGGCTTCATTTCTTCAGGCTCAGGATCCGACAGCCATTGCATTGAGCGAATGGTGGAGAGTCTTTCTCACCGTGGTCCCGATCAGTTCGGCGTCTGGAATGATGGCGCGGCGGGGGTGGCTCTCGGGCATCGGCGTCTGTCAATTCTCGACCTTTCTCCACTGGGGCGCCAGCCCATGGTGTCTGCCTGCGGGCGTTATGTCATCGTTTACAACGGTGAGGTATACAATCACCTTACTTTGCGCAATGAATTGCATTCCTACCCATTTAAGTCGTCTTCCGACACGGAAACCATCCTTGCCGCGGTGTCTGCATGGGGGGTGGGTAAGGCTATCGAAAAATTCGTAGGAATGTTCGCATTCGGTTTATGGGATAAAAAAACGCGCAAATTGACTTTGGTGCGTGACCGCCTTGGAATCAAGCCGCTGTATTATGGTATTGCAGAAGATGGTGCCTGGGTATTCGGATCCGAATTGAAGGCGCTACACCGCTATCCTGCCTACTCGCCATCCATTGATCGCAATGCCCTAGCCCTATTTTTTAGACACAACTACATTCCTGCGCCTTACTCCATTTATGAAAAAACATGGAAGCTCGAACCCGGGCAGATGGTCGTACTCGGCGAAGAAGAGCCGGAAGTGACTAGGTGGTGGGATATTGATGCCGTTTGGCGTGAAGGTTTCGATAATCCTTGGCAAATGAGTGACCATGACGCCGTGAACGAACTTGAATCCCTTTTATCCGATGCTGTTGGCATCCGGATGCTTTCTGATGTTCCACTAGGAGCATTCCTATCCGGGGGGATTGATTCTTCTACTATAGTGGCACTGATGCAGAAGCAGGCCACCAGCCCGGTTAAAACATTTTCTATTGGATTTCATGAAGCGGCGTTTAACGAGGCAAAACATGCTAGAGCCGTGGCAGATCACCTTGGGACTGATCATACGGAACTGTATGTGACTTCTGGGGATCTGTTGGATGTCGTTCCTTCCATGCCTCAATGCTGGGATGAACCCTTTGCGGACCTGTCGCAGATTCCGACATACATCCTGAGTAAACTCACTCGCGAACAGGTTACAGTATCTCTTTCCGGAGACGGCGGGGATGAATTGTTTTCCGGATATGCAAGATACTTTTATGCCAGCAAATGGGACACTTTGACGAAGCTGCCCGTGGCTTTTCGTAGGATTATAATGGGGGCTTTGAAAGTTTCCCCGCCATCCCTTTTTAAATTACTTGGCAGCTTTGGGCCAAAGCTCCGTTGGCGGCTTGATCTTTTGGGGATGAGAGAGTTTTGTGAATTTTACCGTTACATCCTATCGCATTTTAAACATCCCGATGAATTCGTACTTGGTGCACAAGAGTGGCCAACGCCGTTGACTGACGGCAATCCTGTCATGTCTGATCGCTTTGCATACATGGCATTGAAGGATTTGCAGATGTATCTACCCGGCGACATCCTAACGAAAGTGGACCGTGCGAGCATGGCTGTTGGCCTTGAAGCGCGGGTGCCTCTTCTTGATCATAGAGTAGTAGAGTTTGCTGCCCGAACTCCTGTTTCTTCCAAAATTCGAGTTGGGGAAGGGAAATGGTTGCTTCGTCAGGTGCTTTACCGCCATGTGCCTCAGAAAATTGTAGATCGGCCCAAAATGGGTTTTGGTGTACCAATTGAGGGCTGGATGCGTAACGAGTTGCGTGAATGGTGCGAAGACATGCTTTCGCCAGAGGCTATCGCTCGGCAAGGCTTTATAGACCCGAAGATGGTTGAACGTATGTGGAACGAGTTTCTAGGTGGTGAGACTGACTGGAATTATTACCTTTGGGATATTCTCATGTTTCAGTCTTGGCTGGAGGAGTGGGCGTAA
- a CDS encoding cysteine hydrolase family protein, whose protein sequence is MLLTDEHTRPDFGSCVLVVVDMQNDFVQPEGTASSEQALEILPRTADLVGSFREAEKPVAHVVRLYHPDGGNAERGRRTFLRSGGELVVPGTWGAQVAEGLLPEGAKVDHGELIYGEPISLGANESILYKPSWSAFFKTQLEWRILDTLAETVLVTGTWFPNCIRQTIYDAISLDYRVVAVRDCIAGITDKDCDDLTKVGCSVLTADEVAEAIK, encoded by the coding sequence ATGCTTTTAACGGATGAACATACAAGGCCGGATTTCGGATCCTGCGTGCTGGTGGTCGTGGACATGCAGAACGATTTCGTTCAGCCGGAGGGGACAGCCTCTTCCGAACAGGCTCTTGAAATCCTGCCGAGAACCGCAGATCTCGTGGGGTCGTTTCGGGAGGCCGAAAAGCCCGTGGCGCACGTGGTGCGGCTGTATCATCCGGACGGCGGCAACGCGGAACGTGGTCGCCGGACCTTCCTTCGCTCCGGCGGAGAGCTTGTTGTTCCGGGCACTTGGGGCGCGCAGGTTGCCGAAGGGCTTCTTCCCGAAGGGGCGAAAGTGGACCATGGGGAACTCATTTACGGTGAGCCGATCTCCCTCGGTGCCAACGAAAGCATTCTCTACAAGCCGTCGTGGAGCGCCTTCTTCAAGACCCAGCTCGAATGGCGCATCCTCGATACGCTGGCCGAGACCGTGCTCGTCACCGGCACATGGTTTCCCAACTGCATCCGCCAGACCATCTACGACGCCATCAGCCTCGACTACCGCGTGGTCGCCGTGCGCGACTGCATCGCGGGCATCACGGACAAGGACTGCGACGACCTGACCAAGGTCGGCTGCTCCGTGCTGACGGCGGACGAAGTGGCCGAAGCGATCAAGTAA
- the dsrB gene encoding dissimilatory-type sulfite reductase subunit beta has translation MAFISSGYNPEKPMENRITDIGPQHFTEFLQPVIKKNFGKWLYHEIIEPGVLLHVAESGDEVYTVRAGTARLMSVTMIREICDVADKFCDGYLRFTTRNNVEFMVETKEEALNLKKYLNEQKFEQGSYKLPVGGTGAGVSNIVHTQGWVHCHTPATDASGTVKATMDAVFDHFTDMKLPAPVRIAMACCLNMCGAVHCSDIAILGVHRKPPMIDHQYLDNLCEIPLAVASCPTGAIRPSKVEIEGTQYKTVAIKEERCMFCGNCYTMCPSLPLSDSQGDGVAIMVGGKISNRITKPAFSKVVVPFLPNNTPRWPEMTEVIEKILTAYSEGANKYERLGDWANRIGWERFFEVCDLEFSEHLIDDFRDPAYYTWRQTTQFKW, from the coding sequence ATGGCTTTCATTTCTTCCGGATACAATCCTGAAAAACCGATGGAAAACCGCATCACGGACATCGGGCCCCAGCACTTCACCGAGTTCCTGCAGCCGGTTATCAAAAAGAACTTCGGTAAGTGGCTCTACCACGAAATCATCGAGCCGGGCGTGCTGCTGCACGTTGCCGAGTCCGGTGACGAAGTGTACACCGTCCGTGCCGGTACCGCTCGCCTGATGTCTGTGACCATGATTCGCGAAATCTGCGACGTGGCCGACAAGTTCTGCGACGGTTACCTCCGCTTCACCACTCGTAACAACGTCGAGTTCATGGTGGAGACCAAGGAAGAGGCGCTGAACCTGAAGAAGTACCTGAACGAACAGAAGTTCGAGCAGGGCTCCTACAAGCTGCCTGTCGGCGGCACCGGCGCCGGTGTCTCCAACATCGTTCACACTCAGGGCTGGGTGCACTGCCACACCCCGGCAACTGACGCTTCCGGTACCGTCAAGGCTACCATGGACGCCGTGTTCGATCACTTCACCGACATGAAGCTGCCTGCTCCGGTCCGCATCGCCATGGCTTGCTGCCTGAACATGTGCGGCGCAGTTCACTGCTCCGACATCGCTATCCTCGGCGTGCACCGCAAGCCGCCGATGATCGACCACCAGTACCTGGACAACCTTTGCGAAATCCCGCTGGCCGTGGCTTCCTGCCCCACCGGCGCGATCCGCCCCTCCAAGGTGGAAATCGAAGGTACTCAGTACAAGACCGTGGCGATCAAGGAAGAACGCTGCATGTTCTGTGGTAACTGCTACACCATGTGCCCGTCCCTGCCGCTGTCCGACAGCCAGGGTGACGGTGTCGCCATCATGGTCGGCGGTAAGATCTCCAACCGTATCACCAAGCCGGCTTTCTCCAAGGTCGTGGTGCCGTTCCTCCCGAACAACACCCCGCGTTGGCCTGAAATGACCGAAGTGATCGAGAAGATCCTCACCGCTTACTCCGAAGGCGCCAACAAGTACGAGCGCCTCGGCGACTGGGCCAACCGTATCGGTTGGGAACGCTTCTTCGAAGTCTGCGACCTGGAGTTCTCCGAACACCTGATCGACGACTTCCGCGATCCCGCCTACTACACCTGGCGCCAGACCACTCAGTTCAAGTGGTAG
- the ilvN gene encoding acetolactate synthase small subunit, with amino-acid sequence MISLENRVVLELNVNNHPGVMSHVCGLFARRAFNVEAILVLPLGGGETSRIQLLVNADQRLDQMVKQAEKLRDVHEVQVKEAAGSSFERMVQEYSAA; translated from the coding sequence ATGATTAGTCTCGAAAACCGGGTGGTTCTGGAACTGAACGTCAACAACCACCCCGGCGTCATGTCCCACGTCTGTGGCCTGTTCGCACGACGGGCTTTCAATGTGGAAGCCATCCTTGTCCTGCCGCTTGGCGGTGGTGAAACCAGCCGGATTCAACTCCTTGTCAACGCTGACCAACGGCTGGATCAAATGGTGAAGCAGGCGGAAAAGCTTCGCGACGTGCACGAGGTGCAGGTCAAAGAAGCAGCGGGCTCATCCTTCGAGCGAATGGTACAGGAATACTCGGCGGCGTAG
- the dsrA gene encoding dissimilatory-type sulfite reductase subunit alpha produces the protein MAKHKTPLLDQLESGPWPSFVSDIKQEAEARSKNEKGLDYQIPVDCPEDLLGVLELSFTDGETHWKHGGIVGVFGYGGGVIGRYCDQPEMFPGVAHFHTVRVAQPAGKFYTTKFLRDLCDLWDLRGSGLTNMHGSTGDIVLLGTQTPQLEEIFFELTHNLNNDLGGSGSNLRTPAACMGMSRCEYACYDSQELCYNLTMEYQDELHRPAFPYKFKFKFDACPNGCVAAMARSDMAFVGTWKGDIRIDQEAVAAYVGGEFAPNAGAHAGRDWGKFDIEKEVVGLCPSQCISYADGKLAINNKECVRCMHCINTMPRALRIGEETGTSILCGAKAPILDGPQMGSLLVPFVEVNKDDDYQAVKDIVEGVWDWWMEEGKNRERLGETMKRLGFAALAEAAGVPVDVRMVQEPRHNPYIFWKAEEVEGGWDRDINEYRERHLR, from the coding sequence ATGGCGAAACACAAAACTCCTCTGTTGGACCAGCTGGAAAGCGGCCCGTGGCCCAGCTTTGTGTCCGACATCAAGCAGGAGGCCGAGGCTCGCTCCAAGAACGAGAAGGGTCTCGACTATCAGATTCCTGTTGACTGCCCCGAGGACCTGCTCGGTGTTCTTGAACTGTCCTTCACCGATGGTGAAACCCACTGGAAGCACGGCGGCATCGTCGGCGTCTTCGGTTACGGCGGCGGCGTTATCGGCCGTTACTGTGACCAGCCGGAAATGTTCCCCGGCGTGGCGCACTTCCATACCGTTCGCGTGGCTCAGCCCGCCGGTAAGTTCTACACCACCAAGTTCCTGCGTGATCTCTGCGACCTGTGGGACCTCCGCGGTTCCGGTCTGACCAACATGCACGGCTCCACCGGTGACATCGTGCTTCTCGGTACTCAGACCCCGCAGCTCGAAGAAATCTTCTTTGAACTGACTCACAACCTGAACAACGACCTTGGCGGTTCCGGTTCCAACCTGCGTACCCCCGCCGCCTGCATGGGCATGTCCCGTTGCGAATACGCCTGCTACGACTCTCAGGAGCTTTGCTACAACCTGACCATGGAGTACCAGGACGAACTGCACCGCCCGGCATTCCCCTACAAGTTCAAGTTCAAGTTCGACGCTTGCCCGAACGGCTGCGTGGCCGCTATGGCCCGCTCCGACATGGCGTTCGTCGGCACCTGGAAGGGCGACATCCGCATCGACCAGGAAGCCGTTGCCGCCTACGTCGGTGGCGAATTCGCTCCGAACGCCGGTGCTCACGCCGGTCGTGACTGGGGCAAGTTCGACATCGAGAAAGAAGTTGTTGGCCTCTGCCCGTCCCAGTGCATCAGCTATGCAGACGGCAAGCTCGCCATCAACAACAAGGAATGCGTCCGCTGCATGCACTGCATCAACACCATGCCGCGCGCCCTGCGGATCGGCGAAGAAACCGGTACCTCCATCCTCTGTGGTGCGAAGGCCCCGATTCTCGACGGCCCGCAGATGGGCTCCCTGCTCGTCCCGTTCGTCGAAGTGAACAAGGACGACGACTACCAGGCCGTCAAGGACATCGTCGAAGGTGTCTGGGACTGGTGGATGGAAGAAGGCAAGAACCGCGAGCGTCTCGGTGAAACCATGAAGCGTCTCGGCTTTGCTGCTCTGGCTGAAGCCGCCGGCGTCCCGGTCGATGTCCGTATGGTTCAGGAACCCCGCCACAACCCCTACATCTTCTGGAAGGCTGAAGAAGTGGAAGGCGGATGGGACCGCGACATCAACGAATACCGCGAACGCCACCTGCGCTAA
- a CDS encoding cobyrinate a,c-diamide synthase — MSISRFVITGLSGGSGKTIVSLGLCREFSRRSIDVRPFKKGPDYIDARWLGIAAGQTCSNLDPHFLPMERIRSQFAHYSDGGELAVIEGNRGLFDGKDEHGSCSTAELARQLDAPVFMVLDATKMTRTAAAVVAGCATFEKNLNLAGVILNRTAGERHRSILEKSIRTHTDIPVLGMLPKIRNNPIPERHMGLVSDSEYDAEGYKGRERALDAVADLIRDNVDIDAIRSIADQSPDLPAAAPLWPETTPEKTVRIGYVYDDAFWFYYRENLEALERAGADLIRLSLLSDEPWPELDGLYVGGGFPETFASALADKTVTREHVRALSEAGVPIYAECGGFMYLCDALEFEGATYPMAGVFPVTTSFCPRPQGLGYTCSEVVAQTPFFNVGDELLGHEFHYSHCVGEAESSDFALRMKRGGGMIQGMDGLVRGNTFAAYNHIHALAVPDWATRFVAAAETCRSGR; from the coding sequence GTGTCCATATCCCGCTTCGTCATCACCGGGCTTTCCGGCGGGTCCGGCAAGACCATCGTTTCTCTTGGTCTCTGTCGCGAATTCAGCCGCAGGTCCATCGACGTCAGACCGTTCAAAAAAGGCCCTGATTACATAGACGCGCGCTGGCTTGGCATTGCCGCCGGACAGACCTGCTCGAATCTCGACCCTCACTTCCTCCCCATGGAGCGCATTCGCTCCCAGTTCGCCCACTATTCGGATGGTGGTGAGTTGGCCGTTATAGAGGGCAATCGCGGCCTGTTCGACGGTAAAGACGAGCATGGAAGTTGCTCCACGGCCGAACTCGCCAGACAACTCGACGCTCCTGTGTTCATGGTGCTCGACGCCACCAAGATGACCCGCACCGCTGCCGCCGTCGTGGCCGGGTGCGCCACATTTGAAAAGAATCTGAATCTGGCGGGTGTCATCCTCAACAGGACAGCCGGAGAGCGGCACCGCTCCATTCTGGAAAAAAGTATCCGGACGCATACGGATATCCCTGTCCTCGGGATGCTCCCGAAAATTCGGAACAACCCGATCCCCGAACGCCATATGGGCCTCGTTTCCGACTCGGAGTACGATGCGGAAGGCTACAAGGGGCGTGAACGCGCACTTGACGCCGTTGCCGACCTCATTCGCGATAACGTGGATATCGACGCCATCCGCAGTATCGCCGATCAATCGCCCGACCTTCCCGCCGCTGCCCCTTTGTGGCCTGAAACGACTCCTGAGAAAACGGTTCGCATCGGATACGTCTATGATGATGCTTTCTGGTTCTACTACAGGGAGAATCTGGAAGCGCTTGAACGTGCCGGGGCAGACCTGATTCGCCTGTCATTGCTTTCGGATGAGCCGTGGCCGGAACTGGACGGGCTGTACGTAGGCGGCGGTTTTCCCGAGACGTTTGCTTCCGCCCTGGCCGATAAGACCGTGACCCGCGAGCACGTGCGAGCCTTGTCCGAGGCCGGAGTTCCGATTTACGCCGAATGCGGCGGTTTCATGTATCTCTGCGACGCGCTGGAATTCGAAGGGGCGACGTATCCCATGGCCGGCGTTTTTCCGGTGACGACTTCCTTTTGTCCCAGACCGCAGGGGCTCGGATATACCTGCTCCGAGGTTGTTGCACAGACCCCGTTCTTCAATGTCGGTGACGAACTGCTCGGGCACGAGTTTCATTATTCCCACTGCGTCGGCGAGGCCGAATCGTCCGACTTCGCCCTGCGCATGAAGCGAGGCGGCGGCATGATTCAGGGCATGGACGGGCTGGTGCGCGGCAACACCTTTGCCGCCTATAACCACATCCACGCGCTGGCGGTTCCCGACTGGGCGACACGCTTTGTCGCCGCAGCCGAGACCTGCCGGAGCGGACGCTAG
- a CDS encoding dissimilatory sulfite reductase D family protein: MPLDFDAAKEEILQFCESKSKSKSKFYFNDFTKLFPDAKSREVKKVLTALVNEEKMVFWSSGSTTMYGLAGAGKQSAAEGEG, from the coding sequence ATGCCTCTCGATTTTGACGCTGCTAAGGAAGAAATCCTTCAGTTCTGCGAATCCAAGTCCAAAAGCAAGTCGAAGTTCTACTTCAATGACTTCACCAAGCTTTTCCCGGACGCCAAGAGCCGCGAGGTCAAGAAGGTCCTCACCGCTCTGGTGAACGAAGAGAAGATGGTCTTCTGGTCCTCCGGCAGCACCACCATGTACGGTCTTGCCGGTGCCGGCAAGCAGTCCGCCGCCGAGGGCGAAGGCTAG